The genomic DNA cccgttctatatgtcattggaagtagtatcaactatgttACGGTGCCATTGCCTGCGTATTACTTATTACTGGCtgctgtgttacttgttactattgctctccatATTACtgtctgctttcacatcacccctgttactagtgcttttccgattgCGAgtcgaattgacaactcagttgttaaggcgtataagtattctttacctccccttgtgtcgaatcaataaatttgggttttacttccctcgaagactgttgcgatcccctatctatatctatacctaataataaagaaaataaggtttcttgttggtccgtccGGATTTTTACTGATTTGCCCTTTCACCAGACTGGTATTTACCAAAAGTGCCACTGCCAAGTTAAAAAGACGATTCGACTGGATGACCCGCGAGATTCACGAGTCCTCCACTAATCCGTTGACCCACGCGCCCAGCACGCTCCGGTAGGGACACAAATTCTCAGCCCAGATTCCTCACTTCCTCTTTCTTCTTGCCCCTGGCCGGCGATGACTCCCCTGACCGGAATCCACCAGTGGTCGCTGCGTGGCCGCAGACCTGAACCGGCTGGCCGCTGCAACCATCGTAGCCTCCCTTGCCCTTCCTTCTGTCTCCAATTAGAACATCGCTCGAATACGGATTCTACTGGACTGCTCCGATACGAACTATGCTTGACCACGCGACGATGGGGAATCATCATAAAAGGACTCCAGCCCCTCGATATCGATCTAAATCGACACCCCAGATCGAATCCCGTCCCTCCGGAATCGCCACATACGAAGTTCCGCCTCCGTTCGACATAGCCGCCGTCTCGCTACATCGCCGGAGCTCTCCGTCTCAACTGCTTGGTCTGGTATCGCCTGCAACCGCGATACGGTAATCACCTTCCTCTCTCCTCATGTGTGCTGGTCTAAATTTCCTGCAAGATCAGTGAGATTCACGTATCTGAATTTATAGATTGAACCATGTGTACTCTCTATCCCCACCCCTGTCCCTTTCTGAGTTTCTGAAACCCACACCACCTGCCCCCACGCTGCCCAGGAATCTGCCGCATAGGAATCAGGCGGGGGAAAGGCTCATATATTTTGTGAGTTTATTTTATTTGTAAGTACATTGCTGTGTGTTGACCTGAACTCTCACTTCTACACTGCTCGTGCTTGGGTACGTGGGGAACGAAGTAAATTGATGCTTCAGATTTGCTCGTGCTATTTTGGTGTCAAAAGCGGAGATAATTCTTTGTCATCCGATTAGTAAAACGAGAGTAATGCATTCACTAATATATATTTTCTCCTGGTATTGTTGTCAAAGGCAGAGATAATTGTTTGTCATCAGATTCCTTATGAGATTAGTAAAACGAGTAATATGCAGTAGGCGGGTAAGTGGTGTCTGTTGTACACCAGGTCTTTATGGTTCCCACGTGCAAAACATCGTTTTCCTCCCTCTTTTCATACCAATATTTTTTTGCTATCTCAACCTGTATTTGCTGACAAACACTGAACCTTCTATTGTCCCTTTTTTGCAGAGAAGTAAGGGAGGAGCAGGCACGCGATGGGAGGCCGCAGGAAATCCAAGAGATTAATTTCTgtcaatgaggaggtaattgtccATATCTTCTGTCACGTTTAATACATTATCAATGTCACACTCTATGCATTAATTTTGAAATAatcatttgaacaattttaatacCAGGTGTCTAACTTTTACTTTTCCTTTTGTTTGCAGAAAATGAATCACAGCGTTGAAACAAACATTGTTGATGATTTTGATAACCGTCCTTTAAAAAAACCAAAATGTTCTGAATCAACCGTTCCGGATGAGCCATTGCTATCACCTCCATCACCAACCAACTCAACATTATCTCCAGTTTCTGAATTGTACAATGAAGAAACAGTTTTAGAAGATTCTGAGAGAACATTTTCAACAGAGCAACCAGATGAACCTAAACCAACCAACTCAACATTATCTCCAGTTTCTCAATTGAACAATGAAGAAACAATTTTAGAATATGGTGAGAATAAAACATTTTCAGCAGAGCAACCAGACAAACCTTCAGCAGAGCAACCAGATGAACCTAAAACAACCAACTCAGCATTATCTCCAGTTTCTCAATTGAATAATGAAGAAACAATTTTAGAAGATGGTGAGAATAAAACATTTTCAGCAGAGCAACCAGACAAACCTAAACATATAATAAATAACGTGATATACGAGTATATCCCACAAGGTAATTTTCTTTTATTCACTTATTATGTATGTGTATTTATTCAACATATATTTGATTTATCTTTATTTATTTGCAGACTACACAATTACCCGAGATGATGAATGTGCTCATGATGTTATACTATTCTCTTTGGAAGAAGAAATATTGGTGAAGATAGAAGACGTATCTGTCAGACAACGCTATTTGGTGTGCCTCCTAGATAAAGACAAATGGCTAGACGATGAAGTAAGTACCCCTTTCTAACAATGAAATAGTTTCTGATTATTAATACCCATCAGTAATgtattttttaatatttatttataGGTAATCAGCGCATACATATGTTGTCTAAAGGAGCAAGCGCACGCGCAAAATCAGAATGATGATACCGTATTTTTTGAGAATCCCTTTGTTACCAGACTTTTGAAACGGGATGGTGAAATTGGAATACATGGGCCTACCTCAGTGACAAATATTGTCAAAAACTATCTCAACCATGACATGGTAACatatatatccataattttcaagtTCTATATTTAGCAAGTTATTAATTCCTAATTTTACATGTCTACAAGTAACTTTTTGTGCTCATTATTATAGATACATCTTCCAATAAATATCAAGGTCTCGCATTGGTATTTAGCTTCCATCAATTTTGAGAAATCCGAGATACAAGTACTCGACTCATTGTGTTGGGAACACAACCGAGATGACCTCACTCTTACGGTAAGCTACTATAAAATTTATAATCCTTTCTGTAAAATGTTGTATTGATAACTAATCATTTTACAGCTGCAAGGACTACAATATCATTTGGACATTATTAATACTCAAGAAAATTTGAGTAAATGGAAAAACATTGATGTTACTAAATGGACAATTACAGAACAGCTAAAAAGGCCTATCCAGAAAGACAGGTATAGAGATCATATGTTTTATAACATAATAAACATATAAAAAATATTGAGATTCATGTGGAGTACtcttttttttaaattatgcagTTCATCTTGTGGTCTATTTATGCATAAATTCATGGAATATTGGACCGGACATGCATTGTCCCATCTAATTACACAGGTAATTAACTGCTTTGTTTCATAAACATATATGGTTGGTGCCATTTTATCGGTCATATATGCTAATATTTGTTGGTGATGTGCAGGAAATTATCACTTCTTTCAGATATAAGTTAGCTGCCATACTCTTGTGTTGGAAAAACAACACAGCGCCACCGACTACAATGTTTGAAGAAATTGTTGACAGTGAGGGACATCCGGATGATGTTATAATGTCGGACAAACCTTTTGATCAAAATCAATCAAATGACAATAACTCTTTATCTGCTGAAAACAAATACCAATCGTTGATGTCTGTTGTTTCTAACCTGAACATTCATGAGTTAATAGGTGGACTTTGTAACTACATCAAATCCGTCAATTCTGCAGAAGCTTTAGAGTAAGCCATCTGTTTACATATAATGTATTTTATGCATTAAATgcattatcttatttttatttatgATAATGATTTACAGCAAAGTTTGGGTACAAAACTGTGATCCATATCCCATTAGCTTGACTCTCAAGAATCTGAAAGATATGCTGAATGATGAGTTGCCCATGGACCAAGATTGTTTCAATTTGGTTGTACGGAAGATTATGTTTGACGACATCCAAACGGTGAAAAAAAGGAAAGGCTTGATATCAAAGCATTATCTTGACACACAGTTCTGGGTATTATATTCTTAAAATTCAATATATATTTTTCTGTCCACAAATTTACTAATTATTTTATATCCTCTCTAAACACTTATTTTATTATATCCTAGAGGATTACTGATTTTGGACGACATCCAAACTTCCGGAAGAAGTTAGATGTCGAACAACTAGCATATTCTATTCGTAGCTGGCCTGGTATCAAATATAATTCATCATGCAAATCGGTAAGAAAACTTCACTATACATATCATGAAAATTATTAATTTTGATACATCTAATATCAAGCATATTTCAGATTCATATTCCAGTACAATCCCACGGTGAATTTATTCTATTCATACTGGACAAAGATACCAGAACGGTGTATATTTTGGACCCTACTCCAATTGATCCCACCTACCAACGCAACCCAGTTGCAAAATATGTGCACAGACTGTTATGGATTGCTGAACACTTACCAAAAGCAATGTCAAAGATATGTCCTGGGTCTACGTGGAACGAAAATATTTTCCTATggcaacaaaaaattctacatgataTTTCGAGTCACAAAAGGTAACATTTCTAATGAGAGAAATACTATATACTCCGTACTAAGTATTTGATGTACTAGATGTGTATGATATATTTTTGGCATTGATTGCTAATTTTTATCTTATACCAGGGAACTGTCTGGTTATCTTGTTACCCTCTTCATGTCCACATGGGAAGACGAAAAAGTGAATTTGCCATTTCTAAAGGTCAATATCACAGGCATTTAATTCATCATCTCTTTTACAGTTGAGATACTGATCTTATTCGTTTACAATGTACACAGGATGGATACGAACTCAGGAAACAAAGTTTGGGGCAGCTACTAACGTTGAACGAGAACATATGTGAAGACAACATGCCGGCTGGTGTCAAGGGTTTCATAAATTGTATCAGGATTAACCAAAACAATATGAATATGAAGACCTGATGCTGAAAAGCCAAGAGATACCAATCAAGAGGCTGCATCTCCAACTATCTCCAGCTGCTGCTCCTCAAGCGTCACCACTCTTTTAGCCAATAGTGATGTTTTTCCTAAAGTTTAGTTTCTATAAAGCTTTCAGGACCTACATAGGTTTAGCCCATAGCGATGTTTTGCTCTGTATAGAAAACATCATACTTGCGGAATATCGACTTGTTGTGGCACTAGGTTGTTTTAAATTCCCAATGACGCAAAGATCCTTCAAGTTTATTTGATTCTATATATGATTTTGTCAAATATGATAATATATCAAGAATTTATTATCTTGTCGCTGGATTCATGCAATTGCCTTTAAGTGTTTATAATATGGCACGTGCAAAGTGAGCAATTTCTTCTTGTGCTAAATATTCTTCTTCTTGGCCTGTGTTCTTATTTTCAGGGACTTGGAGTATTTGTTTTTCAAATACTGTGTAAATAATGACTACTGGTTGCATGATCATTTTAAAATTCTCATTGAGGCAAAGATACTTCAAGTTTATTTGATTCTATAGAAATATGATGATATATCAAGAAATCATTTGCTTCTCCCTGGATTCATGTAATTACCTTTAAGCGTTTAGTAGCACGTTCAAAGTGAACAATTTCTTCTTGTGCTAAATATTCTTCTTCTTGGCCTGTGTTCTTATTTTCTGGGACTTGGGATATTTGATTTTCAATTACTGTGTAAATATATGTATATATTCACTAATTGAGATGCCTGTTCGTTGAATAATCGAGTCATTCTCCGTTGCGAATAGTGGTGCCAGTGAGGCTGCTTGCAGACACCTGCAGAGTTCAGCTGCTCGGGTGAAATTTAAAATTATCACAAGACCTGCATAGAACATGCAAATTCTATTTGGCCAACGCACCAGGGTTTAGTCAAATTTAATCCATCAGTCCGTCAGCTAGATAACCACGTTAGAACATTTAAAACAGGCGATGGAAAATACTTGCCATATTGGGCATTATTAAAAAATAAAGGGACTAGAGCATACGGATACGAATCCTACTCGGCTACTGACTGGTGCACACGTTTGTTACAAAAGGGAATCCTAATCGGACTTAGCTTTGTGAATTTTCTTCTGTAAATAAAACACCAAGTTGAGGAGTCCTAAATCCTAATACTACTCAGCAAGGGAATCCTAATCCGATTCAGTCTAGAGCAAGTTCTAATATATAAATATACAAGAATAGGTCCTAGCAGGGCCGGGCCGTCAAAATACGGGGCCCTGTGCAAGATCACAAAATGGGCCCTATATTACTAAAATTTTAAAACTAATGTACATTTAGTGTGTAATTTATGCTTACACATCTATTGATTTTTAAAATGCCAATGGTGAGCACAAAATATCCACGTTTCATCAGGATCTAAAAAATACAAGTACCAACTGGAtggaaaaaatatatataatgaTTGTTTACATTTGGTTGGCTGaggaaatttgatttttttaggaATAGCAAACGTGTTGATTGAGATTTTCTTTAGATTTTTGTTTTTGAGCAAAAGCTTTCCTTAAATTAGAGGAACATAGATTAAGCTGAGCCTTTTTTTTTTCAGGGGAGTAGATTGGGCTGAGCTGGAACATGCATACGCCACACACACGATTTGCTGGGCCTTTTCACTTATGCGGTTAAGcctaagggtgtcaagtgggatcccacttttgtcccacttgtagtataatttgacttttttagtacaaattttgacatcaaaatttgaactacatagtacaaaatgacatcccactgggatcccaccttgacaccctagtTAAGCCCAGACGATTTGAAGCCATCTTCTCCTACCTACCAGATCCCTTACCCTTTGACCTGAAGCGGAAAGCTTCAAGCAACCCATCCATGGCGCTATTCCCCTCGGCTGCTGGAGGTTAGATAAGGACAGGGGTGTCCTGGTCGGTCGCGGGAGGGCGGCCGCTGCTGTTCGTCACTGGTTCGCCCATTGCTGAAGAATAACCTGCTGCTCAGTGCCAAATCGAAAATTTGGGGCCCCCCAAAATTTGGGGCCCTGTGCGGCCGCACCAGCCGCACTCCCGTTGGCCCGGCCCTGGGTCCTAGACAGCTCGCCAGGGCACCCGTGAATCCATTGCATCAGTTTCGAGCTCTGCTCAAGCTACCAGCGTTTCTACTGTTCTTGCATACCAATCACTTCTGGTTATGCAAGCTGCAGCTACCTTTCGCTAGACTAACCTGCTTAACAGGTGGCTTTCCACGTCAACTCCCCGGTATCAGTCCtgacaaaaagaaagaaagaggcaTCAGGTATTTTCATCATCTCCTTCAATACGACATCCTTCAACACCTTCACGAAAAATTCGGTAATGCCACCCTTATTGACACTAGCATACATAAATGGTAAAATTAGTGAAAGCTTTAAATCTATGAAAGTTAACTGAAGTTGCAGGTAGGTCATTTCGGAATCTGAGTCATGGATGTCAAGGAACAAAGAAGGAAAAGAGACAGAGAAAAGTATGCACAGATGACCGATGAAGAAAAGCAGGAAAAACTGAAAAAACGCCGTGAAGCATATCAGCAAAACAAAAAAGTTAAAGAGCCAAAGAAATACGCAGAATTGGAGCCAGAGAAACGGACAAAAATATGCGCTCAGGAAAGACAGAGATATGCAGATAAACAGCCAGAACAAAAGAAAGCTAGAGTACAACAAATTACAGCTCACAAGGTATTGAAGCGCGGCACGCCATGCAAAGAATCAATTGCAATGATGAAACCGGCATATAAAGCAACAGAACAGGAGGTTGGTACATCTACCTTAACTGTGAGACAAAGAAAGCCTGTGTCGCCAGGAGAAAGACAATCATTGTTACATCGCCGAAATGAAGAGTTCTTGGTAAAACAAAGTAAAACTCGCTTGGTGTCATCTGAAGGAGACACATGCATAATGAACAGTGAAAATGATGGCATGGAACCTCTAAAGCAGCCAGAAGCCATGATTAATGGTAATTCTAAAATTTAAACAATACTACGACATTCAAGATACAATATAGAGTATGAACTAACAAACTTTGCTGTACAGGCATCCTCTATCCATTGTGTGCACCAAACAAAGACACAGATGCACCAGCACAACCATTTAGCACTGATGATGAACATGCTAAGGCAATCGATCTCATACTAGCCATGATGAAAAAGGGCAATGGTGACATACAAACTCTAAAGCAGCCGGCAGTCATGACTAAAGGTAATATTATAATTTTATATATGATACTCATGCATTCCCAAAAcaataaaaaatataaacaacTAACCATCTTTCATGGACAGATATCCCCTCTTCAGCGTGTCCAACCAACATAGACGCAGATGCGCCAGCACAAACATTctgcaatgatgatgatcatggtaaGGTTATCAATTTCATATATATTATAATTATGGAAAGCATACAATAATATAAATTTGGATTTATGCACAGGAAATAATGAGGTCATATATGAAAAAGACACAAGCGAGGATGAATACATGTTCTCTGTTGAAGGTATGCTCAATACAACTTCAAATATACTTGAATCATTATATTACTACTTTACTAAACTTTTGATGCTGCAAATCAAAACAGAATGGGAACCAGAACTGGAAATCGAAATCAAAGAAGACAACGAAAGAAACAAACCTGATCCATATGATGACGTCTACAGAAACATACCAAAAACCACACACATGCTCAAGACTGAAAAGGATTGCACATTTTGCGGTGCAAAAAAATTCCAGTACGAAACGAAGGGGTTATGCTGCAAGAATGGAAATATAAAA from Lolium rigidum isolate FL_2022 unplaced genomic scaffold, APGP_CSIRO_Lrig_0.1 contig_6993_1, whole genome shotgun sequence includes the following:
- the LOC124682173 gene encoding uncharacterized protein LOC124682173, whose translation is MGGRRKSKRLISVNEEKMNHSVETNIVDDFDNRPLKKPKCSESTVPDEPLLSPPSPTNSTLSPVSELYNEETVLEDSERTFSTEQPDEPKPTNSTLSPVSQLNNEETILEYGENKTFSAEQPDKPSAEQPDEPKTTNSALSPVSQLNNEETILEDGENKTFSAEQPDKPKHIINNVIYEYIPQDYTITRDDECAHDVILFSLEEEILVKIEDVSVRQRYLVCLLDKDKWLDDEVISAYICCLKEQAHAQNQNDDTVFFENPFVTRLLKRDGEIGIHGPTSVTNIVKNYLNHDMIHLPINIKVSHWYLASINFEKSEIQVLDSLCWEHNRDDLTLTLQGLQYHLDIINTQENLSKWKNIDVTKWTITEQLKRPIQKDSSSCGLFMHKFMEYWTGHALSHLITQEIITSFRYKLAAILLCWKNNTAPPTTMFEEIVDSEGHPDDVIMSDKPFDQNQSNDNNSLSAENKYQSLMSVVSNLNIHELIGGLCNYIKSVNSAEALDKVWVQNCDPYPISLTLKNLKDMLNDELPMDQDCFNLVVRKIMFDDIQTVKKRKGLISKHYLDTQFWRITDFGRHPNFRKKLDVEQLAYSIRSWPGIKYNSSCKSIHIPVQSHGEFILFILDKDTRTVYILDPTPIDPTYQRNPVAKYVHRLLWIAEHLPKAMSKICPGSTWNENIFLWQQKILHDISSHKRELSGYLVTLFMSTWEDEKVNLPFLKDGYELRKQSLGQLLTLNENICEDNMPAGVKGFINCIRINQNNMNMKT